GCCTCTAAGGGCTCACAGAGTCTAAGGATTTCCAATAAAACACCGATACCGACCCTAGTTTTAATGTCGCAAAAGTAAAAATTGCTTCGACATAGAGATTGAGGTTTGCTTTGTCCCGCGTAACTCGATTAACACCATTTCAACCGGTTACGATTGCTTGCCCGATCTGTGAGCATGAACAGCAACACCATAAAATTAAAGCAACATTGTACACAGAAAAAAATCGAGATATCGACCTTAGACCTCGTCGGGTTGATTGGAACCCAAAAGTTTCGCCCAAGGTTGATCCTAAACTCTACTACTTCTGGCACTGCAAGCATTGTAATTTTTGTGCCGACTATGTCTTCTATCAAAGCCCTTTTAAAGAAGGCAATATGAGCCCCATGCGATTCCGTAAGCACCTCGCTAAGTCTCTCGATCGGGACCCTAATTTTCCCGCAGTACTAGCCGTACTGGATCCATCGTCGGAAAGTGAAAAATCCGACTTTATGCGCACTATACGCCGCAACTTGCTAGCCATTTACGAATTAGAGGCCGTTGAGGAAGTCCGCGATCGCGAGTGTCTTCAAATAGGCGCATACTATCTGCGCCTTGCCTGGCTCATACGTGATATCAAGTCTTCGAAGATGAAGGCGGATCGCTATAAAATTCCCACCAGAAACCTCTTGGGCAAGATTCGAAAGGTATGGCCAAAGGTGGCTTTGACCGAGCGAGACATGTTGATGCAAGCCGTAAAGTATTATCACATCGGACTTAATAAATCCCAGGTGGTCAGCACCACTCCTATGGAAATTCAGATCAACCTCATTATCGCCCGCATACAGCTCCAAATGGGTGCTTTGGATGAAGGTCAGAAGGCACTGATTGTTGCTAAAAAGAAGGCAACTCAATTCGCCAGTATTGCCCAAAAGAAAGAAAAAGAAGGCCGGCTCAGTGCCGATGATATCGATCGCATGACAACCGCTGCATCGAAGTCAGTATCACTTGTGAGAAACGTAGAGACCATTTTCGAAAAGTTGCGCGACGCCAAGCTTGAAAGAAAACTCAATGAAGCCATGGACCTCCTAAAAGAATCCACTGAAACAGACTTGGAGGCACGACGTGAAATTCTTCGCAGCAAAGGATTCGAAGAGAAGGTCGTTTTGAAGGCTTGTCCGCCTATTAAAAAGAAAGGCTTGCTGGAGTTCCTGAAATCAGGGTAAGTATGCAGCTCATATGTCATAGAATTGAGATTGGATATGACCTTAGCTATTAACATTATCGTTCTTATTATCGGTGGGCTCTTAGCGCTGCAGGGGGTGATCAACGCGAAACTTTCGAGTTATCTACCTCACCCTTTACAAGCGGCGGTAATTTCCTTTTCTGTGGGCACGACAGTGCTTCTCGCACTTTCATTATTAACTGGAGAAAGCCCTCCTAGCCTAAGCCAATGGCGATCTATTCCATGGTATCTGTTCATCGGTGGCTTACTAGGTGCGCTAATGGTAAGCAGCGCTATCCTTTTGATTCCTAAGATCGGTGCCACTTCGTTTATCGGCGGCATCATCGTTGGCCAGCTTATAGCAGCTCTTCTCTTGGACCACTTCGGGGTTCTCGGTCTTGACATAAGGCCGATCAATAGCCAAAGAATACTTGGAGTGGTGCTACTGATTGCTGGCTTTCTTCTCACCAGAAGATAAATTGGTTTCCGCTCAAAAAAAAACAGGCCACCTCGATGAGGTGGACCCGCAAGAGTGAGGAGCAAAACATCACATGGGTCTGGAACCCAAAAAGCTAGTGGCCAAAACCACCAGGTGAGAGATTCATTTTCCTCAAATCATCCTAATTTGAGAGAGGGTTTGACCAGAGGTCAATGAGACCAGACGTCCTGTCAGCTGTGGTCAATCCAAGGTTTCCTTTTCCATGTACTAAGATAAAAGCAAGTGCCAGGCCAAATTTTCTGGCAATAGAGCCCTATGAATCCAGTATCTTAAGCGAGACAGAGAAAGGTAGACTCTTAACACATCGGCCAAACTTCCTATCAAGAAGCAACTTAAACATCTAATAATATTGAAAGTTCATTGGTCATCGAGACCGAAACGGCAGGCTTGAGTCAATCGTGGCATCACAAATCAACACAAATGCTTATAATTACTTGAAAATATGGGATAGTTTACAGTTATAAAGGCCTTGAATAGAGTTAGTAGTGGGTTCTACCATAGGAAATGCAATAAGCGGGCCCAAAAGGGCCCTCGATCACGGGCTTTCTACAGCAGAGTCTAACCATGGTTCTACAAGGCTGTAGAGCACAGGAAGGCAAATTAAGGTAAGGAAGGAAGCCGTTAGGATGCCGCCTACCACAACCGCAGCTAGGGGCCTTTGCACTTCCGCTCCCATACCTGTCGACAGCATCATGGGGAGGAAGCCTAGGGCATCGGTCAGAGCGGTCATCAGAATTGGACGAAGACGCATCCTAGAGCCTTCTAGAATTAACTCTTTGCCACTCATCCCCGCAGCTCTCAATTGGTTGAGATAGCTCATCAGCACCACCCCATTGAGCACAGCGATCCCCGAAAGGGCAATAAAGCCAATAGCCGCCGAAATGCTAAAATCTAGGCCATTGAGCTTCAAGCCGATCACCCCACCAAGAAGTGCCATCGGCAGGGAGGTAAAGATCAAGATGGTCTGTAGACTGTTTTTAAAGGCTGTGTAGACCATCGCTAGTACTAAAAACAAGGCTAGGGGCACAAGGTACATCAAGCGTTCTCGCGCCTGGCTCAGATTTTTAAAGCTCCCCCCCCATTCCACATAATAGCCTGGTGGCAACATAAGCTGCTCGCTAATGAGTTCCTGCGCTTCAAGGACAAAACTCTGGGTATCCCGCCCCCTGATATTGATCAACACGGCTGTTCTCTTTTGGCTAGCCTCCCGTCGAATATCACTGTAGGTCTCAACAAACTCCATGGTGGCTAGATCTTTTAAGGGGGTCGTGAGATTCTCAGCAGCACCGACAGGCAGCTGTTCCAGGCTGGCCAAGCTATTACGATCCTGCTCCTTCAGCCGAACATAGATCGGGAAACGAACAACTCCATCGTAGAAAAAGCCAGCTTGAGTTCCACCCACAGCGGTTTCTACAGTCGATATTACCTCTTCCTTAGGAATTCCAAAATGCATCAATGCACTTGTTTTGGGCTCAATACGAAGGAGCGGCGAGGTACCTTTAATCTCCTCTTCGACATCTCCTGCTCCCGGAATCGTCCTCAAAATCGATGAGGCCTGTTGAGCCAAGCGATCAAGTTCCGCAGTATCAGGACCATAGACCTTCAATGCAACATCGGCACGCACACCTTCTAGAAGTTCATTAAACCTCAACTGAATAGGCTGTGAGAAAATCAAACGCTGACCTGGAATTTCTTGCTCAAATGTTTCTTTGATGGCTTGAATCAATTCCACCTTGGTCCGTGGTTTGCCGTTAATCGCCGGCCAAAGGTCCCCGCTTTTGAGCAAAACGTAGGTATCTGAAAGATTGATCCCCATAGGATCAGTGGCTATCTCTGCCGTCCCCATACGAGCGATCACCCGAGCCACCTCAGGAAACTCTAACAAAGCCTTCTCCGAGATCTTTTGCATAGCAACCGCTTGCTCGACACTTATATCCGTTGGCCTCACAAACTGGATGGCAATAGAACCTTCATCTAACTGAGGTAAAAACTCTGAACCACTGGTGCTGAGAAGATATCCACCAAGACCAACAGCACCCAACAAAGTGGCAACGATTAGCAATCGAACCCGTAAGACTCCCTTGAGAAGGATCTCATAGCCCTGTTGGAGTTTTGCCATGACCCATGGCGGCTTTGCAGATAGATTGCCTGGAAGAATCAGGCCTGCTAGTGCAGGGACAACTGAGAATGAAAGGATGAAACCTGTTGTAAGTGCAAAACAGAAGGTTAAGGCCATGGGTACGAACATCTTACCTTCAACACCTTCTAAAGCAAAGATCGGTAGGAAAACGATGACAATAATCAACTGACCGAAACCAGCGGCTCGACGAATCTCGATGGTGCCATCTGTCACCGCTTGCTTGATCTCTCCTCGAAGTAGGGGGCGCCCCAGAGCTTGGCAACGCTGTTGGATCACACGAACGCAGTTATCAATAACAATAACTGCACCATCGATGATAATCCCAAAGTCCAACGCTCCTAGACTCATCAGATTCCCTGATACTTTGAAGACTTTCATAAAAACAAAGGTTCCCAGCATCGCCAGGGGAATCGTGATTGCAGTGATGGCTGCAACTCTGATGTTTCCTACAAGAATCATCAGAACGACAACCACCAATAAGGCCCCATAGGTCAGATTCTCACGCACGGTAAAAAGTGTTTGATCCACAAGATCGGAGCGATTGTAGAGTGTTTTTAGTTCCACATGATCGGGGAGAGACTTTTGGATCTGGCTTAAGCTGCTTTCTACCTCATTCGCTGTGGCACGGCTGTTTTCACCAGCAAGCATCAGGATGGTGCCCATGATGGTTTCCCGGCCATCCACTGTCGCCGCACCGGTGCGAAGCTCCTTGCCTAAGCTCACTTCAGCAATATCACCAATGG
The genomic region above belongs to Pseudobacteriovorax antillogorgiicola and contains:
- a CDS encoding efflux RND transporter permease subunit, producing MINRIIRFSVEHSGLTLAFTCLLVLGGWISFRQLPIDAVPDVTNVQVQVNTAVKGLVPEEIERFITYPVESAMGGLPAVEEVRSISRFGLSQVTIVFEEGTDIYWARQLVSEKLQSVRENLPPGLDPELGPISTGLGEIFFYSLDVKEPAEGDARVRQLMELRTIQEWTIKPRLLKLSGVAEVNTIGGFEKQYHVHPKLEEMAKYGIHIESIVEALEVNNRNAGGGYIQQTAEQFLVQGKGLISSIEDIENIPVKRLPLFKTITIGDIAEVSLGKELRTGAATVDGRETIMGTILMLAGENSRATANEVESSLSQIQKSLPDHVELKTLYNRSDLVDQTLFTVRENLTYGALLVVVVLMILVGNIRVAAITAITIPLAMLGTFVFMKVFKVSGNLMSLGALDFGIIIDGAVIVIDNCVRVIQQRCQALGRPLLRGEIKQAVTDGTIEIRRAAGFGQLIIVIVFLPIFALEGVEGKMFVPMALTFCFALTTGFILSFSVVPALAGLILPGNLSAKPPWVMAKLQQGYEILLKGVLRVRLLIVATLLGAVGLGGYLLSTSGSEFLPQLDEGSIAIQFVRPTDISVEQAVAMQKISEKALLEFPEVARVIARMGTAEIATDPMGINLSDTYVLLKSGDLWPAINGKPRTKVELIQAIKETFEQEIPGQRLIFSQPIQLRFNELLEGVRADVALKVYGPDTAELDRLAQQASSILRTIPGAGDVEEEIKGTSPLLRIEPKTSALMHFGIPKEEVISTVETAVGGTQAGFFYDGVVRFPIYVRLKEQDRNSLASLEQLPVGAAENLTTPLKDLATMEFVETYSDIRREASQKRTAVLINIRGRDTQSFVLEAQELISEQLMLPPGYYVEWGGSFKNLSQARERLMYLVPLALFLVLAMVYTAFKNSLQTILIFTSLPMALLGGVIGLKLNGLDFSISAAIGFIALSGIAVLNGVVLMSYLNQLRAAGMSGKELILEGSRMRLRPILMTALTDALGFLPMMLSTGMGAEVQRPLAAVVVGGILTASFLTLICLPVLYSLVEPWLDSAVESP
- a CDS encoding DMT family transporter; the encoded protein is MTLAINIIVLIIGGLLALQGVINAKLSSYLPHPLQAAVISFSVGTTVLLALSLLTGESPPSLSQWRSIPWYLFIGGLLGALMVSSAILLIPKIGATSFIGGIIVGQLIAALLLDHFGVLGLDIRPINSQRILGVVLLIAGFLLTRR
- a CDS encoding DUF2225 domain-containing protein translates to MSRVTRLTPFQPVTIACPICEHEQQHHKIKATLYTEKNRDIDLRPRRVDWNPKVSPKVDPKLYYFWHCKHCNFCADYVFYQSPFKEGNMSPMRFRKHLAKSLDRDPNFPAVLAVLDPSSESEKSDFMRTIRRNLLAIYELEAVEEVRDRECLQIGAYYLRLAWLIRDIKSSKMKADRYKIPTRNLLGKIRKVWPKVALTERDMLMQAVKYYHIGLNKSQVVSTTPMEIQINLIIARIQLQMGALDEGQKALIVAKKKATQFASIAQKKEKEGRLSADDIDRMTTAASKSVSLVRNVETIFEKLRDAKLERKLNEAMDLLKESTETDLEARREILRSKGFEEKVVLKACPPIKKKGLLEFLKSG